A window of Eretmochelys imbricata isolate rEreImb1 chromosome 25, rEreImb1.hap1, whole genome shotgun sequence contains these coding sequences:
- the CIRBP gene encoding cold-inducible RNA-binding protein isoform X1 — translation MASDEGKLFVGGLSFDTNEQSLEQVFSKYGQISEVVVVKDRETQRSRGFGFVTFENIDDAKDAMMAMNGKSVDGRQIRVDQAGKSSENRSRGYRGGSSGGRGFFRGGRGRGGRGFSRGGGDRGYGGSRFDSRSGGYNGSRDYYSSSRNQGGYGDRSSGGSYRDNYDSYATHNE, via the exons ATGGCATCAGATGAGGGAAAGCTCTTTGTTGGTGGACTGAGTTTTGATACCAACGAACAGTCACTGGAGCAAGTTTTTTCTAAATACGGCCAGATATCTGAAG TTGTCGTGGTGAAAGACCGAGAGACCCAGAGGTCCAGAGGCTTTGGGTTTGTCACTTTTGAGAACATAGATGATGCTAAAGATGCAATGATGGCTATGAATGGAAAG TCTGTTGATGGGCGTCAGATTAGAGTTGACCAGGCAGGTAAATCATCCGAAAACAGATCCCGTGGATACAGAGGGGGTTCATCAGGTGGCAGAGGCTTTTTCCGTGGAGGCAGAGGTCGGGGGGGCCGTGGCTTCTCTAGAG GAGGTGGAGACAGAGGCTATGGAGGAAGCAGATTTGATTCCAGAAGTGGGGGATATAATGGGTCTAGAGACTACTATAGCAGCAG CAGGAATCAAGGTGGCTATGGTGACAGGTCTTCAGGAGGGTCCTACAGAGACAACTATGACAGTTACG CTACACACAACGAGtaa
- the CIRBP gene encoding cold-inducible RNA-binding protein isoform X2, with protein MASDEGKLFVGGLSFDTNEQSLEQVFSKYGQISEVVVVKDRETQRSRGFGFVTFENIDDAKDAMMAMNGKSVDGRQIRVDQAGKSSENRSRGYRGGSSGGRGFFRGGRGRGGRGFSRGGGDRGYGGSRFDSRSGGYNGSRDYYSSRNQGGYGDRSSGGSYRDNYDSYATHNE; from the exons ATGGCATCAGATGAGGGAAAGCTCTTTGTTGGTGGACTGAGTTTTGATACCAACGAACAGTCACTGGAGCAAGTTTTTTCTAAATACGGCCAGATATCTGAAG TTGTCGTGGTGAAAGACCGAGAGACCCAGAGGTCCAGAGGCTTTGGGTTTGTCACTTTTGAGAACATAGATGATGCTAAAGATGCAATGATGGCTATGAATGGAAAG TCTGTTGATGGGCGTCAGATTAGAGTTGACCAGGCAGGTAAATCATCCGAAAACAGATCCCGTGGATACAGAGGGGGTTCATCAGGTGGCAGAGGCTTTTTCCGTGGAGGCAGAGGTCGGGGGGGCCGTGGCTTCTCTAGAG GAGGTGGAGACAGAGGCTATGGAGGAAGCAGATTTGATTCCAGAAGTGGGGGATATAATGGGTCTAGAGACTACTATAGCAGCAG GAATCAAGGTGGCTATGGTGACAGGTCTTCAGGAGGGTCCTACAGAGACAACTATGACAGTTACG CTACACACAACGAGtaa